The genomic interval CGGACATTCAACCACCCTCCAGCAGTTTGCTGGACCGGCCATCTCATGCAATCCATACACCGACGAACTTCCGATCGAGGAAGACGAAGGTCCTATTGGAGAAGACATGCACGACAAATTCCTCTCAGTCGTCGTTACACGGAAATGGCAACTTGCCGAGAGTTATCACGCCGTTGAACTTCAAACCAGATGCAGATCCGAACTGCCGTCGTTTGACGATGGGTCTTGCGTCACACTTGTTCGCGACGATGTCATCTGCAAAGAGAAAATATATCCCCTGTGCCGTTTTACTTCTCGGCCGCGTGCGTACGTCATCGCCGTGAGACAAGACGATGCCGACACGGATGCGAAAACAGCGGACATTTCGTTGAGTCAAGGCGACGAGGCGTTTATCGTGACGACACGCAGTCCTACGGTTATTTTGGACGGCCGTACCCAATCGTTACTGTTTGCGGGAGGTGTCGGCGCGGCGTCGATCGCGGGGATTGCGACACGGCTGGCGTTGGCGGGGCAGAAATTCGAGTTGCACAACTTTGCCCGGTCTCCTGAACGAGCAGTCTTTCGGAATGAGCTAGACGCGCTCAAAAGCGAAAGTCGGGTTTATCACCATTTTGGTCTGGATGCTGACCGACTGGAGCAGGCGACTTCTCACGCGATAAGCCCAGTGCAGGCTAACACTCAGATTTACTGCAGTGGTCCGCCGGCGTTTATGGATCTCATCGAGCGTCAGGCTCGCGACTGGGTGTATCCGGCCAATATCCACAAAATTTTCCTGGGTGACAGAAGAAGCGCATAGTCGACGAACATGTGTGACGGCCCGCTTCTCAACGAAGGTGAGCCGAAAACGCACGGCCCTCCGGAAACCCCACGAAGCGCCACCTCAGAAGATCAATATCTCCGATTCATTTGATCAAGCTCCCGTTGCCTTGCGAGAAAAGCGGGAGCAGATTTGCCAGTGACCGACTGCACATCCCGGCTCGCTGCGAAAACTCCAGCATTGTCCATTTAGCTCGGTCGGCGGACTTTGGGCTTATGTGAAGCCTCTGCGTCTGGCTGAGCATCGGCCATTGCCAACGCTCGGGCAGTCGCGTCCCGAAGCCGATACAAATGGCTTTTCCGACATTCGAAAGATCTCAGCGGGCCTGCTCGGCGTAGCACTCAGCTAGTGCCACTGCGTGCACGTCAGGCCAGCAAGCTCTGCAGCCTGATTTTCGATTTGTTCTCACCGCGCAAGACTGTTTGTACGGTGCGGGTATTCGAAACTCGAGACAACGCGCCTACATTCGGCTGTGTCGGACCATGAAGGATATGAAGACGAATGGTGCGGACAACAAACTGATGTTATCTACTGGAGAAATGAAAAATGAAATTCTCGGTTAAAGATGAAATTCGCTCTGACGATATTCCGACTCTCGAACATGCGATGAAGACCGTCGACGCCGACGCGAAGGTCAACGTGGACATCGACACGAAGACGGTCAGCGTTGATTCGTGGCTGATGCCGGAAGAGTTTCTCGTCGCTTTCGTCGATGAGGACTTTGACGCGACGATTGTTGAAGCATAAGCAGACATTTGCCTGGAATCGGCCGGGGCACGCGAACTATCTCGAAGTGCCGCATGGCGAGCCGCACTGTCTTTCTCAAGTCTTACTATTCACGCCGGGCGTGTTGCGCGCGGCGCAAATCGCGGCGACCGTGTCGGCACGCCACGCCACGCCACGCCACGTCGCGGGCCGCGGATAGAACCTCCTTCAGGGAGTCGGCAGCGGGTTATCTAAAATCATCTGATTGAAATAATCCACAATGCCGTGCTCGTTCGGTCCCGCACTGGTCCGCAACTGCCTGGCGGCTTCTACGACGACTTCAGTCGTCGCGCTTTCGAGAAGCGCCATTATCTCCGCGATGAACGGCTCGACTTGCATCGCTCGCGGATCGCCGCTCTTATGGACAAGATCTGTGTCAACCCAAGGCGGGGCAATCTCCAACACGCGAACGGAAGTCTCGCGCAACGCAAAACGCTGAGAAAGCGAGTACGAGTGAATGGCGGCCTTGGTTGCCGAGTAGAGTGCCGCCATTGCCATCGGAATGTACGCGACAACCGAGCTATTGTTGATGATGACCGCCTCCGGTCGTGTCTTGAGGTGTTCGACGAATGCACCGCTGATCCGCGCGGGTCCCAGCAGATTGGTGTTGATTAAATGCACCGCCTGCGCGTCGTCGAAGGGGCCGGTTACATCGTCAAACGGCATGATTCCCGCATTGTTGATGACGACATTGAGCGACGGATATTTCGTGATCAACTCATTCGCGACATTTTGAATTTGCGCCGGGTCATCGACATCGAGCTCTACTGTGTCGATGCCCGGATTTGTGTTGGCGACGTCATCCAGCAAGGCCTTGCGGCGTCCGCTGACGATCACCTTGTTGCCTTTACGATGAAACGCCTCTGCAAGTGCCCGGCCGATACCCGAGGTGCCGCCGGTAATAAAGATCGTATTTCCGCTGAGTTTCATGATAACGGTTCCTTCTAACGATTCAGGCTGAACGATGCGCTTACTGGAACGCCTCGCGATTGGCGGCGACAAATGCGTCGATTGTTTGCGGCGCTTGTCCGGTGATCTTTTCGATCACGTCGTTGGTACCAGCGAAGATGCCGTTCTGGTAGTCGATTGCCACTTCCAGAAAATGCTGGATCATGAATTCGGGCAGACCGTATGTTTCCAGATGCTTGCGATAGTCCTCGATGCTTGTCGGGCTGTAGACGATTTTGCGGCCCGACACATTGCCGACCGCGTCGGCGATCTCCTGCTGGCTGAGTTCGACGGGACCATACAGCGGGTACGTCTTGCCGATATGCGTTGACGGCTGAGCGAGAATCGCTGCGATCACTCGCGCCTGGTCTTCGGCGGAGATCGGTGCATGGCGTCCGTTGCCGTAAGGAAGCGCAATCTTTCCTTCTTTCACGATGGGGTCGCGCACCCACGGAAACGTCAGCCATTCCGAGAAGAACGTGGGGCGGAGGTGGACGGTCGGCACGCCCGACCAGTCCAGAACACGCTCTGCGATCCAGTGATCGCGGGCAGCGTGACTCTTCGAGTCTTCGCGAGCGGAGATCTGCGACATGTTCACCACGACGTCGAGATTTGCGCGCCGCGCCGCGTCCGCGAAGTATGCGGTTGCCTGAATGAACCCCGGACGCACGGGATAGCACAGGTAGGCGCCCGAAACGCCCTCCGTGGCGCGTATCGCATCGTCGTGTTCCAGAAGATCACCCACGATGACTTCGGCGCCGGCCTTTCGAAGCGCTGCGCTTCTTTCGTCCTCGCGGTGGACAAGGGCGCGAACGCCGTGACCGCCTTCAAGAAGGTGACGGACTGTGTGCACGCCAGTCTTGCCAGCGGCGGCTGTTACC from Paraburkholderia phytofirmans PsJN carries:
- a CDS encoding NmrA family NAD(P)-binding protein — translated: MQQRNYLVTAAAGKTGVHTVRHLLEGGHGVRALVHREDERSAALRKAGAEVIVGDLLEHDDAIRATEGVSGAYLCYPVRPGFIQATAYFADAARRANLDVVVNMSQISAREDSKSHAARDHWIAERVLDWSGVPTVHLRPTFFSEWLTFPWVRDPIVKEGKIALPYGNGRHAPISAEDQARVIAAILAQPSTHIGKTYPLYGPVELSQQEIADAVGNVSGRKIVYSPTSIEDYRKHLETYGLPEFMIQHFLEVAIDYQNGIFAGTNDVIEKITGQAPQTIDAFVAANREAFQ
- a CDS encoding SDR family oxidoreductase is translated as MKLSGNTIFITGGTSGIGRALAEAFHRKGNKVIVSGRRKALLDDVANTNPGIDTVELDVDDPAQIQNVANELITKYPSLNVVINNAGIMPFDDVTGPFDDAQAVHLINTNLLGPARISGAFVEHLKTRPEAVIINNSSVVAYIPMAMAALYSATKAAIHSYSLSQRFALRETSVRVLEIAPPWVDTDLVHKSGDPRAMQVEPFIAEIMALLESATTEVVVEAARQLRTSAGPNEHGIVDYFNQMILDNPLPTP
- a CDS encoding ferredoxin reductase domain-containing protein: MHDKFLSVVVTRKWQLAESYHAVELQTRCRSELPSFDDGSCVTLVRDDVICKEKIYPLCRFTSRPRAYVIAVRQDDADTDAKTADISLSQGDEAFIVTTRSPTVILDGRTQSLLFAGGVGAASIAGIATRLALAGQKFELHNFARSPERAVFRNELDALKSESRVYHHFGLDADRLEQATSHAISPVQANTQIYCSGPPAFMDLIERQARDWVYPANIHKIFLGDRRSA